In one window of Thermodesulfobacteriota bacterium DNA:
- a CDS encoding DUF6794 domain-containing protein: MHRTKFSILFLLIIFTGCAASTTPTKELAQPADTMKQTKLSAEKQTLGPDNWPTTVDATVKDIISSLSDKDKETVRNTKKDDLILFHHGWGTGIRNHYGLWRGNDQLREDACGNRCHPDDASMVIIEKVWEALQNEG; this comes from the coding sequence ATGCATAGAACGAAATTTAGTATTTTGTTTCTTTTGATCATATTTACAGGTTGTGCTGCTTCGACAACGCCGACTAAAGAACTTGCACAACCGGCCGATACAATGAAACAAACAAAATTGAGTGCGGAGAAACAGACACTCGGTCCAGACAATTGGCCGACCACAGTTGATGCAACTGTGAAAGATATCATTTCGTCCCTGTCCGACAAAGACAAGGAAACCGTGCGCAACACTAAAAAAGATGATCTTATTCTGTTTCATCATGGATGGGGAACGGGAATCAGAAACCACTATGGTCTTTGGCGGGGAAATGATCAGTTGCGAGAAGATGCCTGTGGAAATAGATGCCACCCGGATGATGCTTCAATGGTAATCATTGAAAAAGTCTGGGAGGCGTTGCAAAATGAGGGCTAA
- a CDS encoding type II toxin-antitoxin system Phd/YefM family antitoxin — protein MPTLTATEARSKLYGLIDETTASHEPIIIKGKRGNAVLISEDDWRSIQETIYLLNISGMRESIRDGLATPVEECTEELDW, from the coding sequence ATGCCGACATTAACTGCCACAGAAGCAAGGTCAAAACTCTATGGCCTGATCGATGAAACCACTGCGTCCCATGAGCCAATAATTATTAAAGGCAAACGCGGTAATGCAGTGCTTATCTCTGAGGATGACTGGCGCTCTATACAAGAAACAATTTATCTCCTGAATATTTCAGGTATGCGGGAATCAATACGAGACGGTTTAGCCACCCCCGTCGAGGAGTGTACAGAGGAACTTGATTGGTAA
- a CDS encoding IS3 family transposase, whose amino-acid sequence FEYIEMFYNRQRRHSAIGYVSPHEYEQRYNQLTVSTFCG is encoded by the coding sequence TATTTGAATATATCGAAATGTTCTACAACAGGCAGCGGCGCCATTCTGCCATTGGCTATGTCAGCCCGCATGAATATGAACAACGATACAACCAATTAACCGTGTCCACTTTTTGTGGGTAA